The Tessaracoccus aquimaris sequence CTTTCTTCGGTGGGAGTTCGTCCTCCCACACATGGGGTTATTCAGTTGTCTGTCTTCGGCGACGTCGCCTAGACGGCCGTGGCGCGCTTGCGCCGGAGGATGTCGACGAACACTGCGATCAGGACGACGATGCCGGTCACGACCAGCTGCCATTCCTGGGCGATGCCCATCATCTGGAGGCCCTTCTTGAGGGTCTCCATGATCAGTGCGCCGACGACGGTGCCGACGATGTTGGCGCGGCCTCCTGCCAGCGAGGTTCCGCCGATGACGACGGCGGCGATCACGTTGAGCTCGAAGCCGACGCCCTCAGCGGGCTGCACGAAGCCGAAGCGGCCCGAGTAGAGGATGGCGCCGAAGGCCACGAAGATGCCCGCGGTCACGTAGACAAGCGTCTTCCACAGCTTCACGTTGACGCCGGAGAGGCGGGTGGCCTCCTCGTTGGAGCCGATCGCCAGGGCGTAGCGGCCGAGCAGCGTCTTGTTGAGGAGCACCCAGGCGACCACGGCGAGGACCGCGAAGATCAGGATCGCGTTCGCGACGCCGGGGATGATCTGGCCGGAGGCGATGAACTTGTACTGCGGGTTGGCGATCGTGATCGACGAGGCGCCCGAGATGATCAGCGAGAGGCCGCGGGCGACCATCATCATGGCGAGGGTCGCGATGAACGGAGGCAACCCGAGCACGGAGATGTTGAGGCCGTTGAGCAGGCCCATGAAGGCGCCGAACGCGATGACGAGCGGGATGCCGAGGCCGGTGGGCAGGTTCAGCCAGTCGCCAGCCATGAAGATGCCCGCCATCACGGCCACAAGCGTCATGCCGGTGCCGGAGGACAGGTCGATGCCGCCGGTGGCGATCACGAAGGTCGCACCGAGCGCCATCACGCCGATGTAGGCGGACTGCTGGATGATGTCGAGCGCGATGTTCGGTTGGGCGAAGTTCGGCGCGAAGATCATGAAGAAGATGTAGATCGCGATCAGGGCCGCGAAGACGAAGACCTGCTGCAGGGAGGAGCGCAGGAAACCGCCCATGTTGATTCCGCCGGACTTGGTCGGCGTTTCAGGCTTCTCAGTGGTCGTGGTGCTCACGCTGCGGTTCCTTTCAACTGGGCCTTGCCGACGGTGGCGAGCTCCATGATGTTTTCCTGGGTGGCGTCCTCGTTGTTCAGGAAGCCGGTGATGTGGCCGTGCGCCATGACGGCGATGCGGTGCGACACGCGCAGCACCTCCGGGAGCTCGGACGAGATGACGACGATGGCCTTGCCCTGCTTGGAGAGCTGCTCGATGAGCCCGTAGATCTCCTCCTTGGCGCCGACGTCGATGCCGCGGGTCGGCTCGTCGAAAATCAGCACGTCGCAGTTGCGCACGAGCCACTTGGCGATGACGACCTTCTGCTGGTTGCCGCCCGAGAGCTTGCCGAGCAACTGGTTGACGCTTGGCGTCTTGACGCGGAGCTTCTCGGAGAACTCGGCGCCGACGGTGCGGATCTTGCCGTCTAGAACGAAGCCGCCGATGTTGAAGTCGCGCATGGCTGCCATCACGGTGTTGGCCTTGATGTCCTGGTCGAGCAGGATGCCGTACTGCTTGCGGTCCTCGGAGAGGTACCCGATGCCTGCGCGCACCGCGTCGGCGGCACCGCGGACGTTGATCTTGCGGCCGTGGACGTAGATGTCGCCGCTCTGGCGGGGGTCGGCCCCGAAGACGCACCGGGCGACCTCGGTGCGGCCGGCACCCATCAGGCCCGCGAAGCCGAGCACCTCGCCCTTGCGGACCTCAAAGTTGATGTCGCCGAGCAACTTCTTGGTGCTGAGGTTCTCAACGCGCAGCGCCACCTCGTCGCTCTCGACCTTGGTGCGCGGGCGCGCGTCGCCGGAGACCTCGCGGCCCACCATCATCGAGATGATTTCGCGCATCTCGACGTCCTTGGTGACGACGGTGCCGATGTAGCGGCCGTCGCGGAGCACCGAGACGCGGTCGGTGATCTCCTCGATCTCCGGCATCCGGTGCGAGATGTAGATCAGCCCCGTCTGAGGGGTGATGAAGTCACGGATCATGCCGAACAACGCGTCGGTCTCGGCGAGCGTCAGGGCGGCGGTCGGCTCGTCCATCACGAGGATGCGCGAGTCGTAGGACAGCGCGCGGGCGATCTCGACCATCTGCTGGCGGGCGACCGACAGGTCGCGGATGTAGGACCGGGGGTTGATGTTCATCCCGAGCCGGTCGAACAGGTCGCCCGCGTCCTTGTTCAGCTTCGCGTCGTTGACGAGCCCACCGCGGTGGCTGCCCTTGCGTCCCAGGTACAGGTTCTGCGCGACCGTCAGGTCGGGGACCATGTTGAGTTCCTGGTGGATGATGCTGAGGCCGAGCTCGCGGGCGTGGTTGACGTCCCTGACCTCAACCTGCTGACCCTGGAGCCAGATCTCGGCACCCTCGTCGGGCGTGTAGATGCCGGTGAGCACCTTCATCAGCGTCGACTTGCCTGCGCCGTTCTCACCGCACAGGCCAAGCACCTCGCCGGCGTTCAGGTCCAGGTTCACCTCCTGGAGCGCCTTCACG is a genomic window containing:
- a CDS encoding ABC transporter permease, with protein sequence MSTTTTEKPETPTKSGGINMGGFLRSSLQQVFVFAALIAIYIFFMIFAPNFAQPNIALDIIQQSAYIGVMALGATFVIATGGIDLSSGTGMTLVAVMAGIFMAGDWLNLPTGLGIPLVIAFGAFMGLLNGLNISVLGLPPFIATLAMMMVARGLSLIISGASSITIANPQYKFIASGQIIPGVANAILIFAVLAVVAWVLLNKTLLGRYALAIGSNEEATRLSGVNVKLWKTLVYVTAGIFVAFGAILYSGRFGFVQPAEGVGFELNVIAAVVIGGTSLAGGRANIVGTVVGALIMETLKKGLQMMGIAQEWQLVVTGIVVLIAVFVDILRRKRATAV
- a CDS encoding sugar ABC transporter ATP-binding protein, which produces MTKLLELRNVSKTFPGVKALQEVNLDLNAGEVLGLCGENGAGKSTLMKVLTGIYTPDEGAEIWLQGQQVEVRDVNHARELGLSIIHQELNMVPDLTVAQNLYLGRKGSHRGGLVNDAKLNKDAGDLFDRLGMNINPRSYIRDLSVARQQMVEIARALSYDSRILVMDEPTAALTLAETDALFGMIRDFITPQTGLIYISHRMPEIEEITDRVSVLRDGRYIGTVVTKDVEMREIISMMVGREVSGDARPRTKVESDEVALRVENLSTKKLLGDINFEVRKGEVLGFAGLMGAGRTEVARCVFGADPRQSGDIYVHGRKINVRGAADAVRAGIGYLSEDRKQYGILLDQDIKANTVMAAMRDFNIGGFVLDGKIRTVGAEFSEKLRVKTPSVNQLLGKLSGGNQQKVVIAKWLVRNCDVLIFDEPTRGIDVGAKEEIYGLIEQLSKQGKAIVVISSELPEVLRVSHRIAVMAHGHITGFLNNEDATQENIMELATVGKAQLKGTAA